DNA from Eucalyptus grandis isolate ANBG69807.140 chromosome 5, ASM1654582v1, whole genome shotgun sequence:
ACATTCATAATTTGCTTGatgacaaaaaattaattgaagaaaaagactCGCTCTGCTTAATGTTATATGATAATTAAGCTGAATTTTGCGCATGAGGATGTGACCGATCTAGATGGGCTGCCGAGCCTACTTTTCTTGATCTCACCACCTTCCGGAAGGTTTAGTAATGTTACGAATTAAAAACTAGCTAAAGCATTTCATTATAAAGTAAAACAATTACAACGCTAGGGCTATATtaagtgaagaaaaaatcacATTTATGTTTAAGACGCAAGTAACATTAATTTTGATGTTATGACTGAAATTGTGAAGTATTGCCTTATAAATCACCATATTTTAGGTCCAATTCTGCAACCAGAACATGCGTATATGCAAAGACCGTTATGATGTAAGTttaacctcgacctccaatatTATCGATAACCGTAAAAACTTTTCGGAAAACACGTTGCCAAGCCCCTTCTCTCCAAGGCAAGCGACAAACTAGGTTGTGCATCTTGGAAAGAATCTTGAATCTTGAAGTTCACGTGGTCTTCCCGCGTGTCTACCATCGTCGACTTGGAATTCCAACATGAATTTCACACATAAATGctttaaaaaattgccatttGCATAAACAAGCCGCCTAGGAATAGAAGTCAATGGTGTCATTAAAAGCTATTTTAAACAACCCCCTAATCCCTCATCTACTCCCCAAGAATTCGGCTCTTTAATCACCGATATTTTCTAAGCAAACACCTTATcaaccactctctctctctctctctctctctctctctctctctctcacagagaCACAGAAGCCGAAAAATGGGCTTTGTGAAGAAAGATCTGGATGTGTTGCTGGTTCCGAGTGGCTTGCTCATCATGTTCGTGTACCATCTCCAACTCCTCTACAGATACCTTCATCAGCCTCACACAACTTGCATGGGGTTTGAGAACTTCAACAAGCGATTCTGGGTTCGGGCTATCATGCAGGTCAAATCTCTATCCTTTCAGTTTAATTTTAGTCCCTCTACTTTCCCTGATCAATTAGTGATTGGCTGAGAGCGCAATCGAATTCCAACTCCCTTAATTCCCACACATCCGACTGTCAAAAACTATAAACGGTCATCTGCGCCATCCTCTGACTGGTCGACCTTATTGAGTAAATGGTCGCACTCAGCTTCGTGCGAAATTCACGAAAAGGGTCATTGCCAAAAGAGCCGCAGCTTGATCAATTCGGTTGCTTCTGCTGTTTCTGTGCTACTTCTGATCAATCGAAGCTCAAATTATTAACACAGTGTGATCTTGCAGGCTGAGAGGAGGGACCTTGGCACGTGCCTCACGGTGATCTCCTCCAACATATCGGCGGCGACGTTTCTGGCAAGTGTCTCGCTCACCCTCTGCTCCCTGATTGGTGCCTGGATCAGCAACACCAACAACAACTTCTTCGTGAGCGACCTTGTCTATGGCGACACCCGGCCTACCACACTGTCCATCAAGTACATCAGCCTCCTCATTTGCTTCCTCCTCGCCTTCTCATGCTTCATCCAGTCAGCCCGGCATTTTGTCCACGCCAATTACCTGATCAGCACGCCGAGCGCGAGCATCCCACCGAAGAGCGTTGAGTTGGCCGTCATCCGAGGCGGCGATTTCTGGTCCGTGGGGCTCAGGGCACTGTACTTTGCTCTTAACTTGCTTCTCTGGTTCTTCGGACCAATACCCATGTTTGCTTGCTCCATTTTCATGGTCCTGTTCTTGCACTACCTCGACTCCAACACGTCTCCATTAATTGAGCACGAGTTTGATGGAGGGGAAGTGATCAAGAAGGTGGAGCAAAGAGTCTCTGAGATCGCAATGGCCATTCGCATGCCTTCACATCAGAATTGACCAGGCCTGATTTGTTTGAGTACATCTAGGAAGAAAAACACAgggtttgatttttctcgacGTAGATAGGCAATTGCAAAGTGTATCGATTTGAATTAAATACCGGAAATAAGCTTGGAAAGGGACTCTATAGTTTATATTATCATATGTCATTTTTTCAATCGGTCCTCGTGTCAAGGAGTATATGGTGGAACGTCCTCAATATCGGTAGAATTACTAAAACCTCCCGATATAAACACGAGTGCTCCTACAATCTCTATAGAAACCATTCACATATTGTTTAGTCAGCGATTGTTCACAAAACCAAAGATCTAGGCTTTACCTTTGGAAACCAATTTGTACCTTCATATTTTCCCAATTTATGAAATGTAGTCTTTCCAAAATTGACCATTAATAATCTTTTAACTTTTACGTTCATCCAAAATAATCAAAACCGACTACTAGCCAAACAATCCAAACCTTAAACAAGATgttaaaatgaatttacaagGAGGGACAATTTGCTTATTTCAATATGGAGCTTTGCCCAGATATATATGAAtggttttccaaaaataaagatAGGTCATTGGGGTCTAAATTGAGGGGTACGTTTTCTATATtttccgggaacaaatctaATCTTTCGCCACCGTTGACTGCGGTTGGGGTTGGGAGTGGGTGGGGGATTACAACCACATTTATTACAGTTTCTATCATAAGGATTAAGCATAATGACATTCCCTCTACtgataattaaaattaaccatGCATATTAGAAAACTAATctgttgtttttctattctaaatttgtTTTATTAGTTTGTCGGGACTTCTAGTTAAGAAGCTTCTAGCATACTAGCATATATGGTCAACTTTATATGATATGGTCAACATACTCTTGATGCGGTGGTCTCATGCGAATTAAATACACGAGCTAATCTGTCAAAGTCTGACTCTTCTCCAAGTTAGTGAGGCAAAAAATTCTTCTCAGGAGTCTCCCCAATAGCCAGTCCATTGTATAAAACCTATCTATCTAACTTTTCAAATTCAACCAGAGCAATTATATAATACACGCATCTCTGTCTATTATATCTTCGCCCTTCGTTTGCTATGCGCAAGAGATAGTGAACTCCACGCACTTTTGACCAAGTTAGGTGCTGTGTACAACGTCGAAGAAAGTGATGTCATAGCGATGTTTCATTTTGCAAATTCATCCTCGATTTCTCCCACCTAATAAACTCCCCCCACCCCcccaaattttttcttttttcaaagcaataattttttttcaatgcgAATGTTGATTTAGTGAGGACGTTTCACCGCTGATGGGATATTTATTTCAAAGGCCAGGTCTGAGCAACTATAGAACAAACCGTTTTCTCACAAAAGTTTATGTTATTGGAAATGTGCCAACCATGTATGCAAAACATATTATTTAACAaatatatttgcatttttcgTTTCTAGTGATTTCATTTATTCAacaggtgatttttttttctttacaagcTTGGCTATGTGTAAGAGAACTCTATTAGATCAATTATTCATTCTGATGACTCTATTTGGTGGTTAGGTTTGTGAAGCAATTTGCAAGGTTGAATTCAGACCAACCAGACCAACGGGCCGAggaatttttctaaatttgagcGTGATTTTGCCCCCTCAAACTTTTGTACAAGCTTTATAGGCAAAAAGTAGATATAGTGACGTTCAAcaataatttgataaattacaGACAAATTACTGTTACATCATCAATTTTGCTCTCAATTGGTTGAGTATTTAATTGATtgacgagttttttttttttttggtcgataatTAGCTGCTTTCATTCATTGAAAACGATGATCTTTACATGGAAAAGATAAGCTAGAGTCAAAACATAATATAGTCCAAAGGGGGTGGGGGGTTCACGCTGCCACTTGGAAGGAAGAAAATCAAGGCGTTTTGCCTTTTCTACCCAATCAAAGGCATGGTTAGCCTCTCTCGGACAGAATGCGAGATTTGCTTTGGTCAGTTGGGCCAAGAGTTGTTTGCATACCTGTACTTGTTCCTTCACAGCCCATGGCGCTTCTTCACGGCCCAGCACAGAGTCAACCAACGTGCGACAATCACTTTCGCAAAGTACACTCCAGTTCAGTTTGTGTGCTGTGTTCGCGTGAAGTTCTTCTCTCTGTTTCAGCAGGAGCAGCCCGTGAAGCAGGGCTAGGGTTTTCGCCTGCAAGGACGAAGACGCGTGAGTTTTTTTGGCGAATCCATTTACAATAATGCCTTTGGAGTCTCAAAGGATGCCCGCAATCGAGCTTTGCTCATCTTCTTCCACCCACGAGCTGTCCACGTTCAATTTCAGATCTGGGTCTTCCGGCACTTTCCATTTCACAGGTGATGTCGCCATATCTCTCATTTCTTTGCGTTTGCGCGGATTCCAGCGCTGATAATTCTGATTTTGTGCTAGGGCACTTTCAATTAGAGCCTCCGGTTGCGCCTTCTTGTTCCGAAAAACAAAGTTGTTCCTGTTTTTCCAGATTTGCCAAAGCATCTCCGCGACTATTTCTTCATCAGGTGAGTGTATTTTTGCCTCTAAAAATTCCGCCAACCATTTGTCCTTTCTGGCAGCCGTGCTTGTACTGTGGCTGAGATTAAGTTGATGATTTGACCATATTTTGTGTGCTGTTTCGCAGTGAAAGAAGATGTGCTCGACTGTCTCAGGGTGTTTAGAACAAAGGGGCATAGCAGGTCAGGTAAAATCTTCCTCTGGTAGAGTTTTTCTTATGTTGGTATTGCATCCTGGCATAGGCTCCACAGAAATATTTTCAGTTTGGGGGGGATTGATAATTTCCATAGCCTAGTCCATAGGGCAGAAGGAGGCTGGTACGAGGATGATGCTCTGTTGTTGTCCTGTTGTAGGGACTTGTTGTGCATGCTGTTATAACCACTTTTAACGGTATAAGTCCCATTTTTGTTGCCTGTCCAAATCAACTTGTCTTCCTTTGGCTGCATAGCGATAGGGATAGACAGGATTTCATTTACGATTCTTCTTTCAAACATCCGGTTTAACATCGTTTCTTTCCATTCCTTCCTTTCCTCATCAATTAATTCAACCACTGTTGTAGGATCTTCTCTGTTTTCTGGGCCTCCTATTACTCCTTGTGATAGCCAATGATCTTGGTGAATATTAATGGATTTCCCGTCTCCCACAATCCATCTTAGGTCTGGTGCAATGACTTCACGTCCCATTAGGatactctgccatccccaagatgGTCTTTGACCTCTATTTGCTCTCCATAAATCTCCATTAGGAAAGTATATGCCTTTCAGGATTTGGCTCCATAAAGCTAAAGGTGATTGGGATAACCGCCACGCCTGCTTTCCCAACAAAGCTTTATTAAAAGTGATTAAATCTTTAA
Protein-coding regions in this window:
- the LOC104445228 gene encoding uncharacterized protein LOC104445228 gives rise to the protein MGFVKKDLDVLLVPSGLLIMFVYHLQLLYRYLHQPHTTCMGFENFNKRFWVRAIMQAERRDLGTCLTVISSNISAATFLASVSLTLCSLIGAWISNTNNNFFVSDLVYGDTRPTTLSIKYISLLICFLLAFSCFIQSARHFVHANYLISTPSASIPPKSVELAVIRGGDFWSVGLRALYFALNLLLWFFGPIPMFACSIFMVLFLHYLDSNTSPLIEHEFDGGEVIKKVEQRVSEIAMAIRMPSHQN